The region GTGATGGCGAGTTGTTAGTTCTGTATGATTTCAGAGCACATTGGCGTGGGTTAGCATGAAGAGAGTAATAACCGTGCCTGCTGAAAATAATTCAGCAAGTGGGTGCTTTCCATCATTATATGAGTTAGAACCTTGCTATACACATAATAGTACACATACGATTTCTGAACGATGCTGAAGATTGCACCATCTGGTGCACGCTGCAGCCCTGCTCCACCATTTGATATAAGTGTTGGCTGCATGTCGTGTGTGTACTGTCGTCTGCACAACAATTTCGTATTGGTTATaggagctggatgtaggtattaacAATATTTTGGAAAAGGGGTAGCATAGAATTAGTTAGTGTAGTTTTTTAGTTAGTGTAGTTCTTGGTTGGATTATGAGAAGATCGGCAGGTGCAATAAAATCTATAGCTATCTTGCTCTACTATTCAAACTATATTCTTGCTATAATTTTTTCTGAGCTCCCAGTTTCTGTATAAGTCTATTGGTCCTGATTCTTAACATGGTGTATGTATACTGTGCTTTTCTACTCCTTGGGTACATAAATGCACACAAGGTTTTGAGTACTAAACAGAAGCCATAGAAAAGGCGTGATTAAAACTTTTATACGTTCTCATTTGTTCGAATCAAACCTTTACTTTTAGAAACATTTCCAGTTTGGTTAAATATGGATCTCACCTCACCTTATGCTATGTTTTTTTTGGGTAGAATAGGACCTATAGATTCAGTTATTTGGCTCATCTTTAGTGAAATTTGTATGGTTTTATGTACATTTGTATAGGTTATATATTCCATTTGACTTCAAATGTAGCATGCTTTATGATGGATTTATAATTGATTTCCAATTTACTTAGTTGTCATTCTGGTTCACAATGACATGGGCGTATATCatatgttctctcttgctttgtatTTTATCGTTGTACTCccaccgttctaaaatagatgatccaattttgtactaactttgtactaaaattagtacaaagttgagtcatctattttgaaacagagggagtagcttcCAGGACAACAAGACTAAGTAGTAGTTCTTCATTATCTTTGAAAATCGACTACACCAACTAGAAGTAGAGGCATGTACTGAAGCAAAGTCACTCTGTCTTTATCATGCCAATAGGCCGATGTGCCCAGAAAATAGACAACAGGAGGAGCAAGTCACCGACTCTGAAAGCATAAAAAATATTCAATATTTAGTCCACTACTCAATATGAAGAGCTATTTGTTCAAACAAGATAAATATGTGAGCTTTTTCTAACTATAGGGGATTGGCGTAGCTTACTACTGTTGTTGAAATGGGTTAGCAATTATATGTCGCTTTTTATTAGGAAAGTGAAAAAGAAACTCTTTGATGTTGGGCCTATTCCTGTGGTAGTGAGAACTTTTTTTTTAATTTACTCACAAGCATCAGATAGTTATGAGAGAAGTTGGAGAGTACCTAATACGTTTGAGGCACTATTTCATTTGCAATGCTGGGCAACCATGAAAAAATTGGAATTGAAGTAATCATGCTACATCTATTCAAGTGTGTTACTTTTATGCATATCAATTTACAATGTACATCCACCATTAGCTTTGGTCCTGTTTCTTCCTCTGAAGTTGGCTTGGTGATGTTTGTGTCCTTAACAAAATATGAAGCCTTTGGAGCTTGCCAGGACACACATTTCATATGAATTGCTGATTATAAGAGGTGATGGTGTGGTTTGAGTTTTCATGTTTCTGGGTGTACTTGTACAACTCAATCCAAAACAAATGTAAGCCGGTCATTATGAATATTTTTAGTACTACATGTCGGGTCCTGTGTTTTGCAATTAAGGTTTTATATTGGTAATAAGGAATATTGTGTGCTATTGACCCATTGTGTCGTAAAATATATAACCATAGTAACTCAGGTTCCGCGCAACATATTTCAGCAATAAAGGTGTGCCTTCATATAGAGATCGTATGACAAGTGTGGTCAACTACCTCATTTTATTTTTACATGTTCCAGAACTTAGTAGTTTTTCCTGCCTATAATCATTTGAATTATGTGTATTCCTATTTTTTTAAAAGAAGGATCCTCTGTATTCATAAAGGTGGAAAGAGAGACACATGGAAGGAGCACATCACCAAAAATGTTTCACGCACAAAGGCATAAGAGACTGCATGTCTTATCTTCCTGCTATTTGCATGTTGGACACTGAGACAACCAACTAACAATTTTTCTGGGTTCACTTGAACCAACTATCAATGAGCTCCACAGTGTCCCTTACAACCGCTGCGTTTGTGAGTTGACCTGGATTCAGAAAGGTGCCTCTGGTTCTCCTAATTCGTAATATGCACAGTTTGAAAGATAGACCCATTTAAAAATAGATACAGACATGCTTTTATGAAAGCACACAAAAGGTTTCTTTTGAAGATTTATAAATGGAGGTTACAATGATGCATCATTCAGGACTACCGGTAATAGAGAAGGCACTCGGTCCTCCAAGCAATACTCCCTATCCAACTACAACTCTCCCAAACGAGCGCAGTAACTGAAGGCATAGTCACTTCTTGACCATCTGTGTCCATGGTCCAGACAACCACCTGTAGCAAAGCACGGGCACATGTACTATATAAATatacacatacatatacaataCCCTTATAACATATGAAGTCTTTGCTCAAATAAGCTACATAGCAACTCAACTTTGCACGTAGCTTCGCCGGCATTtgtacgggcatttgtactagttaaTATTGAAAATGCTGAGGTTGGGGGATTCCTGGATACATTAGAATGTGCTGAGGGATCTTTCCCCATCAAATATCTGGGTATTCCTCTGCACTATGATAAGCTTAGGAGAGAGGACATCCAACCACTAATTGACAAGATCATGAAAAGGATTGCTGGCTGGAGGGGTAAACTTCTTTCTTAAAGAGGGAGAATAATCCTCATCCAAGCCTGCTTGGCTAGCATCCCTATTTATTTGTTGTCTTTCTTTAAATTCCCTAAATGAGCTATAGACATTATAAACACCCAGATGGCAAATTGCCTGTGGAATGACTTTGAAGGCCACAGGAAATTGCACTTAGCTAACTGGAAATTAGTCTGCATGAAAAAGgagtttggaggcctaggcattccAAATCTGCAAGACATTAACCTTTGCCTTCTAGGGTCTTGGGTCAAAAGATATTATGAAGGAGAAGGGAAACCTTGGAGGAAAATGATTGACCAAAAATATATGAGGGGCAAGACCAATCTTTTTGCCCCTGGCTCCTCCACTAGTATCTCTAGATTTTGGAAAGGTGTCAAATCCATCATCCAAGCTTTGAAGTTTGGATATAGATGGAATATAGGAGTAGGGGATaaaattagattctgggaggacaCTTGGTTTGGTACATCCCCACTAGCAGTCCAATTCTGGCACATCTACATGATTTGCAATGAGCAGAACAAGAGTGTCAGAGAGGTCTGGGATGGTGAATTACTAAAACTTACATTTAGAAGGAACTTTGATGATAGGATGACGGAGCAGTGGTATCAGCTGACAGAGATAGTTAAAAACATTAGCTTCAGCAATGACCCTGACTCCCTGATTTGGCAACTTGAAGACAAAGGGGTTTATTCATCTAGCTCCCTGTACCATgtgatcaactttagaggggtgaaGCCTCTATTCCTACCCGCAGTGTGGAAACTGGCAGTGCCACCCAAAATTCATGTTTTTCTTTGGCTGTTTTCCCAGAATAAGCTTATGACTAGGGACAATCTAAGGAAAAGACACATAATCAAACCCCTAGACTGTGTTTTCTGTGCTGAGAATGAGACTAATCACCATCTGTTTTTTTATTGTGTTGTAGCCAAAAACATTTGGTCTTTTGTAAGTCATTTCTTCCAAAAACCCGTGGGCACAAATTTTGAATCAGTGGCCCGCTTCTGGATTTCTAACAAAAAACATGGAGCTTTAAATATAGTTAGCTCAGCTGTCCTGTGGTGCTTATGGAAATATAGGAACTCTATGATTTTTAATAACACCATCTGGACTTCTATTACTTAGGTTTGGGGGCTGATCCACAGAATGATCAAATTCTGGGTGATTCTAACCCCAGAGGTGAACAAGGCCCTGGTGGAAGCCTTCCTGGAGGCATTGAGAAAGCTGCTCCAACAACCTTTGATGATCCTGAGTGGCAGAATATGAAGGGCACGCGGTTtgacggcggtgcaagctgggggaACCTCAAAATCTCCGACGATGAAGGCTTCCTCTCCCCAGCCAAGAAAAGGGACACCAACGACAAGAATGCGATGCCCAACCCAGTGTCCCCCGCTCAAGTTCAGAAAGGGTGTTGGTGCGATCGTGATGTGAGCTGCAAGATGGACTCTTGTAGCCCTGCATACCTTTGCCTGTTTTATCTTCCTCTACCTTTAGTCTGTCTTGTTAGCCTCGCTTTCAAGCTTGGTTTGTAATAAATTCTTGGACCTCGAGACAAGTAGCTAGTAGGTTCTAAGAAAACAAACGTTGTATGGTTTCATTCTGAGTTAATGGAGCCGGGGAGAGGCCTCCCTGTTCATcgaaaaaaaaagttcattgaatttgaaaagagttcataaaatttgaaattggttcatcgaatttcaaaaaaagttcattgaatttgaaaagagttcataaaaTATGAAATTGGTTCAtcgaatttcaaaaaaagttcattgaatttgaaaaaagttcatcaaagtggaaaaaagttcatcgaatttgaaaaaagttcattgattatggaaaaagttcattgaattgtaaagaaaaaagttcatgtatttttcAAAAAAAACGTGAAGAAAGAAAATTTCTCGAAtttggaaaaaaatgaaaaaaggaaaaaatgaaagaTGGAAGAAGAAAGGGGAGAAAAGATGCCAATTTTCATAGTAGCCTAGGCGGCGCGGTGGTTGTTGCAATGTCTTACTAAGCAGGAGGTTACAGGTTCGATTCTTGCTGGAGCGCCCTTTTTTGCATTATGTACAAACAGATGGGCCGGCCCGTTAGTAGCGAAGGAAAGGGAGGGGATGTGCACCCGTCTGTGGAAACGCCTGTATCGGGCGCAGAAGGCGCCAAATAGGATTTGGCAAAATCGAGGGCCCTTGGAATTGTGGGGCCCTGTGCGGTCGCACAGCCCGCACAGGAACAGATGGACCGGCCCGTTagtagcgaaggaaaggcagggggaTGTGCGCCCGTCTGTGAAAACGTCTGTATCGGGCGCAAAAGGCGCCAAATAGGATTTGGCAAAATCGAGGGCCCTTGGAGCAGGCCCTTGGACGGCCCTGCCCATCGATGTGGCGGCTGAGCTTGGTGTGGTTTCACTGGTGATTGAAACTGATCCCATGCTGATTGATCAAGCTCTCAATAGACGTACCCCAGATTTCTCAAGAGAAGCCCACGTCATTGAAGACGTCAAGGTCCAGACTAGACTTTTTTGCATTATGTACAAACAGATGGGCCGCCCCGTTAGTAGCGAAGGAAAGGGAGGGGGATGTGCACCCGTCTGTGGAAACGCCTGTATCGGGCGCAGAAGGCGCCAAATAGGATTTGGCAAAATCGAGGGCCCTTGGAATTGTGGGGCCCTGTGCGGTCGCACAGCCCGCACAGGAACAGATGGACCGGCCCGTTagtagcgaaggaaaggcagggggaTGTGCGCCCGTCTGTGAAAACGTCTTTATCGGGCGCAAAAGGCGCCAAATAGGATTTGGCAAAATCGAGGGCCCTTGGAGCAGGCCCTTGGACGGCCCTGCCCATCGATGTGGCGGCTGAGCTTGGTGTGGTTTCACTGGTGATTGAAACTGATCCCATGCTGATTGATCAAGCTCTCAATAGACGTACCCCAGATTTCTCAAGAGAAGCCCACATCATTGAAGACGTCAAGGTCCAGACTAAACTTTTTTGCATTATGTACAAACAGATGGGCCGGCCCGTTAGTAGCGAAGGAAAGGGAGGGGGATGTGCACCCGTCTGTGGAAACGCCTGTATCGGGCGCAGAAGGCGCCAAATAGGATTTGGCAAAATCGAGGGCCCTTGGAATTGTGGGGCCCTGTGCGGTCGCACAGCCCGCACAGGAACAGATGGACCGGCCCGTTagtagcgaaggaaaggcagggggaTGTGCGCCCGTCTGTGAAAACGTCTGTATCGGGCGCAAAAGGCGCCAAATAGGATTTGGCAAAATCGAGGGCCCTTGGAGCAGGCCCTTGGACGGCCCTGCCCATCGATGTGGCGGCTGAGCTTGGTGTGGTTTCACTGGTGATTGAAACTGATCCCATGCTGATTGATCAAGCTCTCAATAGACGTACCCCAGATTTCTCAAGAGAAGCCCACGTCATTGAAGACGTCAAGGTCCAGACTAGACTTTGGTTTACCTCCTGTGAATTTGTCCACTGTAAGCGTGATGCCAACACGCCTACTCATTGCCTAGCTAAACTAGGTTTATCTATTCCTATTGGAGAGGGTCTTGTTTTAGATGATAATGTTCCAGCTTGTATAGCTGAATCTGTATTGGGTGATATATTTAGCCCAAAATGTTTCGTAATAAAGCTTGATGCTTTCCTTTAAAAAAAAAGGcaacccacccccaccccccgaAATGACCAAACGCTCCCTTAGGCCTCGTTCGGTTGCTGGGGGTTTGTTCCCCACATGGAACCAACCCCTGCAGGGATTGGGTTAATCCCTACGGTCACCCAACCCCCACCAGCCCCTTCCTCGCCATTCCACTGCGGCTTGAACTCTGTTCGGTTATGCACATGAAAACAGATCAAGCAGGCAAGGACCCGTATGAATTTCCAAGGACCACAGCAAGAAGTAGAAATTAAGACAGGGGAGGAGAGGGGAACAGAGACGAGGAAGATCTTACCAGCGACTGGGAGTTCGCGGCGGGGAGGGAACGCCGGAGATGGGGTCCTTGCATTCATCGCCGAGCTCGCGCCGTCGCTGCAGTTCACCTTCGGGTCGCCGGCGAGCTGCGGTTGGATGCGGTGCTTCACACGGGGAGGCGGAGGGAGAAGAACGCGGCCGTCGTCTCCAATGTCGCCATCGCCGCTGATGTCCCTCCgtcctcgccgccgtcgccgccgtcgcacGAGAATAGGTGTCTAGCTGTAATGTTTCGCAAGAGAGAGAGACGGGGTTGGTTCCACGGGGTGGGAGGAGTGGCTTTTATCCCGGTGGAATCCGCGTGGTCTTTGAGAGGTTACACCGGGGAGCGATCCCTGCCGTGTTTAACCGAACGCACATAAAAGATCGACCGGGATCGAACCCCCGTCGGGGCGAAACCACGTGGTTCTACAGGGATTTGAGCCCAATCCCGGCGTGGTGGGGTCTAACCGAACGAAGCCTTAATTGATTGTCCCACAATGCTTTCTTGAACAAAGCTCTATAATATTTTcctgaaaagaaaaagagaaagtggTCCTGGTACagggagaggggagggggagaggggacaggggagaggggggagaggggaacgACGAGTGGGTCCCGCATATACCAGGCGCCGCTCCCCCCAAATCGAGGGCAATCCTCGCGTTTGTTCCCCAAAATCCCTAGCGAGTCTCTCTGCTTCATCCTGCATCCAGCGCAATGGAACGGAAAGAGGTCATGGACCTCGGCAGCGGCGAGCCCAAGGAGATCATGGACCTCATCAGCGGCAAGCCGATGGAGACCATAGGCCTCGGCAGCGGCAAGGTCGAGGACTATCCCTCCGTGAGGCGGCTCCGCAACCGGCGGCTCCTCCTCTACCTCCGGCTCCAGGGCTTCGACACTGCCTACGATAGGTACGCCGGCCCGCACGGCCGCCCGTCGTTTCACTTGATCGTCTCCTTGCCGCTAATGCGCTCCTGCCGTGCATGCAATGCAGCGTTGTGCGCGAGTCGGGTGTGCAGATGAGCAAGCTACATCTGCGGCAGCTGCTGATCTGGGGCCGGTGGAGCGAAGCCCTCAACTACATCAGGCGCTTCCTGCCGCCGGCGTCCAAAGACCGTGGCCGCGAGGCCCGttccctcctcttcttcctcaacaTGCTCTGGGCCCTGGACAACGTCGCCGCGTGCTCCAAGAGCGGCCTCGTGAGCGACTCTGCGCACCGCGACCTCCGCTTCCTGACGTCCCTCTGCAGTCGCAGCGCCAAGCTCTCCTCCATCCTCCGATACACGCTCCAGCCGCCGCAGTTCAGGTACGTACGTGCCTAATAAAATACTCCAGCACAGGGACATGCTTTCTGCAGTAGTGTACATGGAGTAGTTCGAAACGCTTTTCTACTTGTTATTGTTTAGCCTCAGATGAACCATGTCTGGCAGGGAGTCTCTGGACTGGATGCTGGTGAGGGAGAAGGCATCGTTGATTGTCGAAGCCTGGGCTCTTGACACTCCGGAATTGAGGCGCAACTTACAATTGCCTGCCGGCCCAGGTCTCCCGCGGGACGTGCTTCCCATCGGGTGAGTTACTGTATTCCTTCATCCACTGTTTGGTCCACGTTCCAGCACAAACTACATGTCAATCTGTTCATCCCACCAATGATTCTTGTTTAATTTGCCAGTCCCAGTCGTCCAAGGCGCCACCGGAGGGAACGATACCGGCGGGCAAAAGCATCTACAATTGCCAAGTCCTATCTCAACAGGAAGAGGAGGTACTTGCAACTTTGATTAATTGCCAAGTCCTCAATTCCGCAGTGCTGTCTCTGAGTTTTCACTTGACATTCACACATATTCCTTGCTTCTTGCAGCCTGCTGTCTTCAAGTCCACCTCCTGGTATGAGATCTTCCTATGAAAGCAGCATCCCTCTCCTAAACTCCGCACATGTACGGCAGTTAATGTTTGCAATGTTTTGAATGGCAGGATTGCTCGATGATGCACTCAACTGGATGGCTGATCTTATTGGTAAATCTAGTCTCTGACCATCTAATTCCAGTTTGCAAAGAAAATAGTATGCGCTAATATTTATTTGCTTCTGTTGCTTCGTTTGCGGAAATCTCTTTGGCTATGTGAGTTGCTGTGTGCTGATAAACTCACTTGTTAACATTTAGAGGGATGTTTAAAAGCTGGTAAAATTCCGGAGCTCCATCAAGAGCTGCCACTTCAGTCAAATGGAAATGAAGGTAATTTAATTAATTCACATTTTTCTGACCCTTATATTATGCTGGTGTGAAGCTGAGTTAACTCATCTGACTTTGGCGCCTTGTATCTTGCTTGTTAATTTTCTCATTCATCTTTGTTACAAACTACTTTTATGCTCTCACTGCACACATTTTATCATTGTTGCTTTTGTATTCCTAGGCTAGGTTTATACATGGAGTATTTCATTGAAGTGGCTCGTACACCATGTTTTGTTCAGCTCATTCCTAGGCTAAGTTCCATATTCTGTTATTCTTCTGTTGGTTGCTCACATGTTATGTACGTTATCTATGCACATGGGCATGGTAGTTCATAACAGCACTCCAATGCAATTAAGCTGGACGTTGTTCTTTGCACGTCATCAATGCCGGGAACCGGCTGTCATCTCTAACTGCTCAACTGAGTTAACATATGAAATCATACTTCTTTAGAGAAGTCCAGATGTTCTAGTGAAGGGCTATTTACACCATTGTAATGTGATAAATGAGATATATGCCTTATTAGTTCTAGGCTAGAAACATTTACCGTAAGTCCTCTGTTATGCCACTTCTAACGAACTGCTTGCAGGTGCTTCTGGTTCTCCACTTTTGCAGACCATGTTTAGTACCGTGACAAATCCTTCTAAAAACCCTGGGATCTCATCAGTGACAAATGCAGGTAAATTAGTTGGAACTTGGAACATAGTTCTTGGCAACATGTCGTCGTTTCTAACCGCAAAATTCGTTTCAGGTGCTCCAAGTTGCACAGGTAGGCCTAAATGTACTTGGTGCTCATCAGTTGCATTTTCAGGTGAAGTATTTTAAATTCGTGGAACCCTATAATGGCTCAGTGTTAGAGAACACCAATGAACTAATCAATAGGTTATAAGCATAATTTCTAACTCTTCACAGGTGGTGCAATCTCACAGCCTTTTAGAACACCTTGGATCACATCTGCCTCAAATGCAGGTAAGTTAACTGAACACCCTCAACAGTTTTTCATACCATGTTGAAACTCCATCTGCACATACTGATACCTGAAATTATTAGTATTATTAGTTGTCACTTGTCAGAGAAACTCCATCACTGTTAATAATATTCTACCTGCCGTGTTCTGTAACCACCATGTTGATATGCTGCTGGCCTCTTACCAGTTGGTTCTATTGCAAACTATTTTCTGAAAACCGTGGAGGTTTTCTGATTCTTGCAGTTGTCAGCTGCTTTCTTTCTTCTATTTCTGTACACCCATAATAGTTGCGAGATTGCACTTGAATCTGGGGACTGATTAGCGTATGTACCGCAAACCGTATGCTACATGGACATGC is a window of Triticum dicoccoides isolate Atlit2015 ecotype Zavitan chromosome 2B, WEW_v2.0, whole genome shotgun sequence DNA encoding:
- the LOC119365567 gene encoding uncharacterized protein LOC119365567; this translates as MERKEVMDLGSGEPKEIMDLISGKPMETIGLGSGKVEDYPSVRRLRNRRLLLYLRLQGFDTAYDSVVRESGVQMSKLHLRQLLIWGRWSEALNYIRRFLPPASKDRGREARSLLFFLNMLWALDNVAACSKSGLVSDSAHRDLRFLTSLCSRSAKLSSILRYTLQPPQFRESLDWMLVREKASLIVEAWALDTPELRRNLQLPAGPGLPRDVLPIGPSRPRRHRRERYRRAKASTIAKSYLNRKRSLLSSSPPPGLLDDALNWMADLIEGCLKAGKIPELHQELPLQSNGNEGASGSPLLQTMFSTVTNPSKNPGISSVTNAGAPSCTGRPKCTWCSSVAFSGGAISQPFRTPWITSASNAGPIKHSVGRKRNSGEVLVTAEEDNPDRKRQLTELELVTEVEAGSCSANLMAN